The DNA segment TACGTCAATTAGGATCCACCTGAGCTCCCCAAAGGATACGTCAAAGATGAAGACTCCTACGAAGATTCTCAACTATGGAGTTTATCCGGCGAGTTTTGCCCGGAAGGCACAATTCCGGTAAGAAGAACAACGGAACAAGACATGTTAAGAGCAAGTTCTGTTCGGAGATTTGGTCGGAAAATCAGGCGCGTGAGGAGAGATTCCTCAAGTAACGGACACGAAGTAAGTAccattttattaatgttataaCAATCAACCAAAAAGTCAGAGCTTTCttataaagaaaaagatatataatgatACCAAAGTTCAGCTTTTACGCAATTCTTTGCACGCACTTGTATCCAAACTCCAAAAACaattcgattttcaaaaaataaaatataaaaatgagtaCATTTTTGTTAGCATGCGGTGGGATACGTATCCGGGAGACAATACTACGGAGCTAAAGCAAGTATTAACGTATGGTCGCCACGTGTTGCTAGCCAACACGAGTTCAGTCTTTCTCAGATTTGGGTTATCGCTGGTTCGTTCACTCACGATCTTAATACCATCGAAGCCGGTTGGCAAGTATGTCATTAACATTATAATAATGATATTAATGCGATccgtattagttttttttaatggacTAATGTAACAATTTGATTACAGATTAGTCCTGAGCTATACGGAGATACTTACCCAAGATTCTTTACCTATTGGACGGTAAATGTTTAATTACTTTTGTTTTACTATGCTAAAGTAAATAAGTTTGATTGAATTAACATTTGCTAACAATGGTAGTGGTGATGATTTTCAGTCCGATGCATATCGATCAACCGGTTGCTACAATTTGTTGTGCTCCGGTTTTGTTCAAACCAACAGGAGAATCGCGATAGGAGCTGCGATTTCTCCTAGATCTTCGTATAGAGGTGGACAATTCGATATAAGCTTATTGATCTGGAAGGTGACTCTCGACACTCCTCCTtattcattaattaaaattttaccttATACTATGGCTTTTAGTTTGTAAGTTGTTAATCACATAGTTAACATACACTTTTGTGAATCATCAGTCATTATCTCGTTTATTTCATTCTATATATGTTTTCTGTAATTCAATAGCGTTACCAATCATATCTAACAGTTAAGAAAAGAATTCAAAGCACATGGCTAATCAATGTTTCCTGCGTCAACACAGCTCATTGTACTTTTATAAGATGTGTCTCCACGAATCTTAAAGTACTTTAAATtagtattattcataataataacaatatgttaattatttatagGATCCCAAGCACGGTCACTGGTGGCTACAATTCGGGTCGGGTACATTAGTCGGTTACTGGCCAGCGTTTCTATTCACGCATCTAAAGCAACATGGGAGCATGGTCCAGTTCGGAGGCGAGATTGTGAATACCCGACCTGGTGGTTCACACACTTCGACCCAAATGGGCAGTGGCCATTTTGCCGGTGAAGGTTTTGGTAAAGCATCGTATTTCCGGAATCTCCAAGTGGTTGATTGGGACAATACTCTTCTGCCCGCTTCGAATCTAAAGATTCTTGCTGATCATCCCAATTGTTATGATATAAGAGGTGGGACGAATCGTGTGTGgggtaactatttttattatgGAGGTCCAGGAAAAAACCCTAGATGTCCATGAAGAATCAGGAAACGTACGTTACTATTATTCTTTACATGTAGTGGCTTAATGATTTTTGAGATTAGAAAGGAATTTACAAGTATCTTTGCGGCTAGGTGTGTTTGCAAATATCATGTGGATGAATTTATCACCACGAGGgcactttgtttttgttttttcacaGATGGTAAGTATAAAGTTGGGCagtgttatattttttgtttgtcttaTTTTTAGGAAATTGTGATATTTTACGGATTTTGTAATGTGTAAATGTAGACTATTCATAAGACAGAATGTTGTATTGTCATGTCGTATActcgtaactttttttttcttttgaaaaaaaatctacaatgGTGAGATTCGTCATTGGTGGACCAGAAGGCAGTTATGTGGAAACAGTATGAATTAGTTGTAGCAGAGACCGAATCATTAACTGGGGATGGTTATAAATATTGATTCTGACCATTAGATTCAACATTCATGTCACAACTATGAACTGTCtattttgaataaatattataatgaaGACTTAATAAGCAAGATGAAAATTAGAGGTGGAGATGTATTTACGTGGTACCATAAACTAAAATGCAGATTTTAATGATCTTCATTAAATGCATCCAGATGCTATTTAAAGCAAACttttactccctccgttttttattataattcgTTTTGAAGctatgcacatagattaagaaaatcattaatttcttatattttcgaaacaaaaacatcattaattatttacctaaccacaatttaaccaatagaaaaatagaagatatattatcattggtcagacaacattaattactaataaatgttacataaaaaaccgaaaacgacatataatttggaacaaaaaagtttctctaaaacgacttatattaaaaaacggagggagtaacaGTTAGGCTAGGGATCAAGCTCCGGCTCAGACTCACAATCATATCTCCATGCCATTTAAatcaatttgaaaaatatatatacaaataagtTTTCACTCGGTTCATAAAACCTCTGAAACCTAACTAAAGATAGCACACTACTCATAGAGTAAAAGAAGTGTTGAACTCTTTTCTTCAATTTACCAAAAAGAGTGTCAGCAATAGATATACTTTCCCCTTAGCAGCTGTTATTagaactagattttttaaccgcgctacgcgcggataagatattatatgtatttctcaattctaaaaaataatgtataatattgtattatattatttaaaaaatataaaatatgactacataacataaatatattttttaaattttctttgtggaaatcattatgttgtttgattgttgtacttgattcacatatttgcatagatatttgtgatagatgaataactatatttttattatcagtaaataatatatatttattatataatataagaaaaataaaattatttactttttaaacaaacttgtctcatgttggggactcggttatagacatatcatatacgaatgagacatttttacagttatcaatcttcttaacattgaaaaaaaaaaatctacatatcaaaacaatatctcagacgatctatttgtggaataattactctgaagaaattgaatttaggcatcaaaaaggactgaaaaTGTATGTgcatatatgttatctaagtctgcttcacaaagtactattcatagttcatatatcattaatgtccatcctatttttttgtccaccatttcttaaacatcttgaaataactgatgctaattaataataaactttttgctggaaaaaaaatcaaatttgtctaattatcgcttaaatattttattaatatggtctaagaagcttttaagtgatatcatagtttaatttattagttttttttgttaatttttagaggtttttgtatttaagatttttttccatattaagcttctatttctttcacagaattgatatatatatatatgtatatatatatatatcataaaaattaccatcaaatcagttttacttatttattattttgttttaacaaaaatacactttttaaataatttaatttaaaataaaattatatattaatttgctgtattttaacaatttcattgatttaattaatttgctttggtggataactgaaaaagttttcatatgaatcggggaaagtaaatttatgttgttatattatatttattttgtgtatatagaatctatatataattcta comes from the Brassica napus cultivar Da-Ae chromosome A7, Da-Ae, whole genome shotgun sequence genome and includes:
- the LOC106406085 gene encoding uncharacterized protein LOC106406085, coding for MCLMCLLGDVSESSRRRTTTIRNPIKCCLLNYSSRRRKQQHIRCFLHHHSPHQVSFKSITMFSSSFLRLVLLLCLVSSSFSTASPSNSTAADQTLRPQEELQKLKLIRQELQKINKPAVKTIQSSDGDTIDCVLSHQQPAFDHPLLQGQRPMDPPELPKGYVKDEDSYEDSQLWSLSGEFCPEGTIPVRRTTEQDMLRASSVRRFGRKIRRVRRDSSSNGHEHAVGYVSGRQYYGAKASINVWSPRVASQHEFSLSQIWVIAGSFTHDLNTIEAGWQISPELYGDTYPRFFTYWTSDAYRSTGCYNLLCSGFVQTNRRIAIGAAISPRSSYRGGQFDISLLIWKDPKHGHWWLQFGSGTLVGYWPAFLFTHLKQHGSMVQFGGEIVNTRPGGSHTSTQMGSGHFAGEGFGKASYFRNLQVVDWDNTLLPASNLKILADHPNCYDIRGGTNRVWGNYFYYGGPGKNPRCP